The Plantibacter sp. Leaf314 genome includes a window with the following:
- a CDS encoding DUF6716 putative glycosyltransferase, with the protein MPDHGPRRRVIGVVDSDSFVKWGAATLSRATDWDVDLVLIESDVSATDRQVDIALLHTAFEGRSVRRLTLRQLIAFVGSERPDGVFVSTRGPVAEVVISELLALGRTTRPVLLTGLPGISIPAKWKGIFLRAQADVFILHSHREVAAYRELAAEHGVEPAFALATLPFLAVAPTRPPAVDIDPAPRTRVVFAAQATVPADRGDRLRIISWLRTLANRHRDLDVVIKVRGLAGDPQTHHEHFPFDTLLTGPIPTNLRVATGSMAVHLGHAAGLVTVSSTAAIEAVAAGVPVIVLDDFGVDPALINSVFEGSGLLASKDELMAARFRHPNEDWLQQNYFHPEEEDDWIERSEVAFAARDRGVLPIRPRARQSRGGMLRTGWERRRAFGRADTSVLGTVAFVIGRPIQIARRLVRRARGIRPAERRPIPSRRLEPIEPEPTMRAPRGARHRTAR; encoded by the coding sequence ATGCCTGATCACGGACCCCGCCGGCGGGTGATCGGGGTGGTGGACTCCGACTCCTTCGTGAAGTGGGGTGCCGCCACCCTGTCCCGAGCGACCGACTGGGACGTCGACCTCGTCCTGATCGAGAGCGACGTGTCGGCGACCGACCGCCAGGTGGACATCGCATTGCTCCACACGGCGTTCGAGGGGCGTTCCGTCCGTCGGTTGACGCTCCGCCAGTTGATCGCCTTCGTCGGATCCGAGCGCCCCGACGGCGTCTTCGTCTCGACCAGGGGGCCGGTCGCGGAGGTCGTCATCTCCGAGCTGCTCGCGCTGGGGCGCACCACCCGCCCGGTCCTCCTCACGGGTCTGCCGGGCATCTCCATCCCCGCGAAGTGGAAGGGGATCTTCCTCCGCGCCCAGGCGGACGTCTTCATCCTGCACAGCCACCGCGAGGTCGCGGCCTACCGGGAACTCGCCGCGGAGCACGGGGTCGAGCCGGCCTTCGCGCTCGCCACCCTGCCGTTCCTCGCCGTCGCCCCGACCCGGCCGCCCGCCGTCGACATCGATCCGGCACCACGGACCCGGGTCGTGTTCGCGGCGCAGGCGACCGTTCCGGCCGATCGCGGCGACCGGCTGCGGATCATCTCCTGGCTGCGGACCCTCGCGAACCGGCATCGGGACCTCGACGTCGTCATCAAGGTCCGAGGGCTCGCCGGCGACCCCCAGACGCATCACGAGCACTTCCCCTTCGACACCCTCCTCACCGGCCCGATCCCCACCAATCTCAGGGTCGCCACCGGGTCGATGGCCGTGCACCTCGGCCACGCGGCCGGTCTCGTCACGGTGAGCTCCACCGCGGCGATCGAGGCCGTGGCGGCCGGGGTCCCGGTCATCGTGCTCGACGACTTCGGCGTCGATCCGGCGCTCATCAACAGCGTCTTCGAGGGCAGTGGCCTGCTGGCGTCCAAAGATGAGCTCATGGCCGCGCGGTTCCGCCACCCGAACGAGGACTGGCTCCAGCAGAACTACTTCCACCCCGAAGAGGAGGACGACTGGATCGAACGGTCTGAGGTGGCCTTCGCCGCCCGCGACCGCGGTGTCCTGCCGATCCGCCCGCGGGCCCGACAGAGCCGGGGCGGCATGCTCCGCACGGGCTGGGAGCGACGCCGGGCGTTCGGTCGAGCCGACACGAGCGTCCTCGGGACGGTCGCCTTCGTCATCGGTCGGCCGATCCAGATCGCCCGCCGTCTGGTGCGCCGCGCGCGCGGCATCAGACCTGCCGAGCGGCGACCGATCCCGTCACGCCGGCTGGAGCCGATCGAACCGGAGCCGACCATGCGGGCTCCGCGTGGCGCCCGGCACCGGACGGCTCGCTGA